From Poecile atricapillus isolate bPoeAtr1 chromosome 13, bPoeAtr1.hap1, whole genome shotgun sequence, one genomic window encodes:
- the TBC1D9B gene encoding TBC1 domain family member 9B isoform X3 — MWLGPEEVLLAGALWVTERANPFFLLQRRRGHGKGGGLTGLLVGTLDVVLDSSARVAPYRILHQTQDSQVYWAVACGSSRKEITKHWEWLENNLLQTLSIFDNEEDITTFVKGKIHGIIAEENKNEQPQSEEDPGKFKEAELKMRKQFGMPEVEKLVNYYSCSYWKGRVPRQGWLYLTVNHLCFYSFLLGKEVTLVIQWVDVTQLEKNATLLFPECIKVSTRDSELYFSMFLNINETFKLMEQLANIAMRQLLDNESFLQDKSLPKPRRPLKNISALKRDLDARAKNECYRATFRLPKDECLDGHTDCTLWTPFNKMHIPGQMFVSNNYICFASRAEEACHLIIPLREVTIVEKADSSSVLPSPLSISTKSKMTFFFANLKDRDFLVQRISDFLQRTPSKKPCGIDREWKWNMADPSSEEVPELPSSSPLAVSPTSALSHRPVSFCAGQVPTASQGLLKLFRRNSEELSGPKGAKEKMKEESWNIHFFEYGRGMCMYRTAKTRELVQKGIPENLRGELWLLFSGAWNEMVTHPGYYANLVEKSMGRYNLATEEIERDLHRSMPEHPAFQNELGIAALRRVLTAYAFRNPTIGYCQAMNIVTSVLLLYCNEEEAFWLLVALCERMLPDYYNTRVVGALVDQGIFEELTREYLPQLSEKMQDLGVISTISLSWFLTLFLSVMPFESAVVIVDCFFYEGIKFILQVSLAILDANMEKLLQCCDEGEAMTILGRYLDNVVNRQSVSPPIPHLHALLTSGDDPPLEIDIFELIKTSYEKFGNLKADDIEQMRFKQRLKVIQSLEDTAKKSVVRAVSGDIGFSMEELEELYVVFKAKYLMSCYWGNNRAAAARRDQSLPYLEQYRIDMEQFKELFISLTPWACGAHTPVLAGRLFRLLDENRDSLINFKEFVTGMSGMYHGDLTEKLKVLYKLHLPPALNPEETESALEATSYFTEDVTTEETQEDKGRRNENGPEKEEKGTSPQDYRYYLRMWAKEKENKKETIKDLPKMSQEQFIELCKTLYNMFSEDPVEQELYHAIATVASLLLRIGEVGKKFSNRPTRKSEDCKANNTQDPVSEEESPTSEQSQNSAVEQQPQADHEDKTSVDAQPGKTQQENQTLGDGSGEGQGSPLQLLSDDETKDDMSMSSYSMVSTGSLQCEDIADDTVLVGCEGSSAAARYGSTIDTDWSISFEQILASMLTETALVNYFEKKVNILQKIKDQKKVERQFSSSSDYELSSVSG; from the exons ATGTGGCTGGGCCCCGAGGAGGTGCTGCTGGCCGGCGCGCTGTGGGTCACCGAGCGCGCCAACCCCTTCTTCCTGCTCCAGCGCCGGCGGGGACACGGCAAAGGGGGCGGCCTCACGG GTCTCCTTGTGGGAACACTAGACGTGGTTTTGGATTCCAGTGCCAGAGTTGCCCCATACCGGATTCTGCACCAGACTCAGGACTCTCAAGTGTACTGGGCAGTGGCCTGTG GATCATCTCGTAAAGAGATCACAAAGCATTGGGAATGGCTGGAGAATAACTTATTGCAGACCCTGTCCATCTTTGACAATGAAGAAGATATCACCACTTTTGTCAAGGGCAAGATACAT GGCATTATTGCTGAGGAGAACAAGAATGAGCAGCCCCAGAGTGAAGAGGATCCAGGTAAATTCAAAGAGGCTGAACTGAAGATGCGGAAGCAGTTTGGGATGCCCGAGGTGGAGAAATTGGTCAATTATTATTCCTGCAGCTATTGGAAGGGAcgtgtccccaggcagggctggctgtaCCTCACTGTCAACCACCTCTGTTTCTACTCCTTCCTGCTGGGCAAAGAGG TTACACTGGTGATCCAGTGGGTGGATGTAACCCAGCTAGAAAAAAATGCTACCCTGCTGTTTCCTGAGTGCATTAAAGTAAGCACGAGGGACAGTGAActctatttttccatgtttctcAACATCAATGAGACGTTCAAGCTGATGGAGCAGTTGGCCAACATTGCAATGCGGCAGCTGCTGGATAATGAAAGCTTCCTCCAGGACAAGTCTCTTCCAAAGCCCAGAAGGCCTCTTAAGAACATCTCTGCATTAAAAAG AGACCTGGATGCTCGAGCCAAAAATGAGTGCTACCGTGCCACTTTCCGGCTGCCCAAGGATGAATGCCTGGATGGACATACAGATTGTACCTTGTGGACACCATTCAACAAGATGCATATTCCTGGCCAGATGTTTGTTTCCAACAACTACATCTGTTttgccagcagggcagaggaggcCTGTCATCTCATCATTCCTCTCAGGGAG GTGACAATAGTTGAGAAAGCAGATAGTTCCAGTGTCTTGCCCAGCCCTCTGTCCATCAGTACTAAGAGTAAAATGACCTTCTTCTTTGCCAATCTGAAAGACCGGGATTTCTTGGTACAGAGGATCTCTGACTTCCTGCAGAGAACACCATCCAAGAAGCCGTGTGGCATCGACAGGGAATGGAAGTGGAACATGGCTGATCCCAGCAGCGAG GAGGTTCCAGAGCTGCCTTCCAGCAGCCCCCTGGCTGTCAGCCCCACGTCTGCTCTCAGCCATCGACCTGTCAGCTTCTGTGCTGGGCAAGTGCCAACAGCCTCTCAGGGACTGCTCAAACTCTTCAGGAGGAATTCTGAGGAGCTCTCTGGACCCAAAGGG gcAAAGGAGAAGATGAAGGAAGAGTCTTGGAACATTCATTTCTTTGAATATGGGCGAGGGATGTGTATGTACCGCACTGCCAAGACAAGGGAGCTGGTACAGAAAGGAATCCCAGAGAATCTCCGTGGAGAGCTGTGGCTCCTTTTCTCAG GggcttggaatgagatggtGACTCATCCTGGTTACTACGCAAATCTTGTGGAAAAGTCAATGGGAAGGTACAATCTCGCTACTGAGGAAATTGAGAGAGATCTGCACCGCTCTATGCCAGAACATCCTGCCTTCCAAAACGAGTTGGGAATTGCTGCCCTCCGGAGAGTCTTAACAGCTTATGCATTCAGAAATCCAACAATTGGGTACTGTCAG GCCATGAACATTGTCacttcagtgctgctgctgtacTGCAATGAGGAAGAGGCTTTTTGGCTCCTGGTGGCTTTGTGTGAGCGGATGTTGCCAGATTACTACAACACAAGAGTAGTGG GTGCATTGGTGGACCAAGGCATCTTTGAAGAACTTACACGAGAGTATCTTCCACAGCTGTCAGAAAAGATGCAGGACCTGGGAGTGATCTCCACCATATCCCTTTCCTGGTTTCTCACTCTCTTCCTGAGTGTGATGCCCTTTGAGAGTGCTGTAGTCATTGTCGACTGTTTTTTCTACGAGGGAATCAAGTTTATTCTGCAGGTGTCATTGGCCATCCTTGATGCCAACATGGAGAAGTTACTACAGTGCTGTGATGAAGGTGAAGCCATGACTATTTTGGGCAG ATATTTGGACAACGTAGTTAACAGACAGAGTGTCTCTCCCCCTATTCCCCACTTGCATGCACTGTTGACCAGTGGAGATGACCCCCCACTTGAAATTGACATTTTTGAACTCATCAAAACTTCATATGAG AAATTTGGCAATCTGAAGGCAGATGACATTGAACAAATGCGTTTCAAACAAAGGCTGAAAGTGATCCAGTCTCTGGAGGATACAGCCAAGAAGAGTGTG GTCCGAGCTGTGTCTGGTGACATTGGTTTCTCTATGGAGGAGCTAGAAGAGCTGTATGTAGTGTTCAAG GCCAAGTACCTGATGAGCTGTTACTGGGGGAACAACCGTGCAGCCGCTGCCCGCAGGGACCAGAGCTTGCCCTACCTGGAGCAGTACCGCATAGACATGGAGCAGTTCAAGGAGCTGTTCATCAGCCTCACCCCCTGGGCCTGTGGGGCACACacccctgtgctggcagggcGGCTCTTCCGCCTCCTGGATGAGAACAGGGATTCTCTCATCAACTTCAAGGAGTTTGTGACAGGAATGA gTGGGATGTACCATGGTGACCTCACTGAAAAACTCAAAGTACTCTACAAACTTCACCTGCCTCCTG ctctGAATCCAGAGGAGACAGAGTCTGCTTTGGAGGCCACAAGTTATTTCACAGAGGATGTGACAACAGAAG AAACCCAGGAAGATaaaggaaggagaaatgagAATGGTCCAGAAAAAG AAGAGAAAGGTACCAGTCCACAGGACTACAGATATTACCTAAGAATGTGGGccaaggaaaaagagaacaagaaagaaacaattAAGGATCTCCCCAAAATGAGCCAG GAACAGTTCATAGAGTTATGCAAGACCCTTTACAACATGTTCAGTGAGGACCCCGTGGAGCAGGAGCTGTACCACGCCATCGCCACTGTGGCCAGTCTGCTTCTGCGGATTGGGGaagttggaaaaaaattctccaacagGCCCACGAGGAAGTCTGAGGACTGCAAAGCAAACAATACCCAAGATCCTGTGAGTGAAGAAGAGTCACCAACATCTGAACAGAGTCAGAATtcagcagtggagcagcagccccaagcTGACCATGAGGACAAAACCAGTGttgatgctcagcctggaaaaacacagcaggaaaaccaAACTCTAGGAGATGGGTCAGGGGAAGGACAAGGCTCTCCTTTACAGCTGCTATCAGATGATGAAACCAAAGATGATATGTCCATGTCTTCCTACTCCATGGTCAGCACGGGCTCCCTGCAGTGTGAAGACATCGCAGATGACACGGTGCTGGTCGGCTGTGAgggcagcagtgcagctgccAGGTATGGCAGCACCATTGACACTGACTGGTCCATCTCCTTTGAGCAGATCCTGGCCTCCATGCTGACAGAAACAGCCCTGGTAAACTACTTTGAGAAAAAAGTCAACATTCTCCAAAAGATCAAGGATCAGAAGAAAGTAGAGAGGCAGTTCAGTTCATCCAGTGACTATGAACTTTCCTCTGTGTCAGGGTGA